The stretch of DNA ACCCGGCATCATGGTCAAGCTTCCTGAGCACCATGTATTGAACTACTTTTATGACAATGACGGCGGATGTGCGCTGACGACGTTGGTGCATCACGAGCGGTATCATGTCATCGTGGATCCAAAGGACTTGAAAGATCGATCAAAGGCCGGCAAGAAAATCAGAGAGCGATACCAGCGATTGTTGCAGCAAGTCCAAGCTGAAGCTTCTGGCGAAGATGCCACACATCAGACTGCTCCGCTTTTCGTccaggaagacgaggacgaagaggacgcATCCGACGACAAGGACAGCGGTGTCGACGTGAGCAGTCGGTCAGCGAGCACTGACGCAAGCGAGGACGAGAATGAGCACGATGTCGGCCCGCCGGAAGCGCTACAAAGATGGATGCTTCGACCTCTGGCCTCGACATTCAAGTCCAATGCACCCAAGCAGAAGGCCGCAAAGAAGCATCGAACAGTTCAGGAGTGGTTCCATTGCCCTACGCACTATTACCACCTCACAATCTCTTCGGGCAAGCTCTCTGCCGTCGAAGACTCTGCTTCCGAATCCTTGACCAAGCGAACTGATCAGCTCATCCCGACCATCAACCTTCCCAAATATATTCAGAAACTCAACGTGCCCTCGTTCGCTGCGTCCGAAATCACTGTCATCGATGAAGCAGAAGGCCCTGCAGAAACCCCAATACACCCTACACTGGTCGAACACGACGGAAAACGATATTTTCTCAAGGCAGTCGACAATGCACAACCCGGCCCCACAAAGCGCGAGATTCAGATAATGAAGAAGTTGGAAGCCGAAGGTCTCCAGAACGAGCTTCGCGTGCCGCTGCTACGAGGTCTGGTGCACTTCGATGACGATAACAGTAAATCGAAAATGATGGGGTTCCTCATGGACTGTATCGAAGATGCTACTCCACTGACGAAGATGCTGAGCACCGAAGTTCCAGAGGATAAACGAAATTCCTGGGCGCAAGAATCAGCGCGAATGGTAGACCTGCTGCATCAGCATGACATTATCTGGGGTGACAGCAAAGGTGATAACTTCATGGTGGACAAGAATGACGATCTGTGGATCATCGATTTTGGAGGTTCGTACACGGAAGGATGGGTCGATCCTGAATTGAAGGACTCCGAGGAAGGTGACAACCAAGGAGTGCGGAGGTTGGTCAATGGGCTCAGGGATCCGGAGAACAATACtgttggtgatgatgatgaagaatgtAATAATGAAAGCGAGGAGGTTGCGAAGATGCAGCATCAAGACGAGCATCCTCACTCATTGAAGCGGAAGCATAAGAAgtctgaggaggaagagcaggaggaggcGAATGACAGGGCGGCGAAACAGCAAAAGAGGTCTGGGGATAAGGTTGATGAGGATAAGATACCGTTTGAAGAGGGCAAGACTGTGGAAAGTAatgttgctgatgatgatAATGAAGATatcgagatggaagaaggagatgacgcagaagaggaggatgatggagCTCAAGAGTCGACCCAGGAGCAGAAAACGACGTATTGCTATTGCAATGGACCCGATTCCGGAAGAATGCTTGCCTGTGACGGGGAGCAGTGCAAGAAAGAATGGTTCCATTTTGAATGTCTGGGTTTCGAAGAAGCCCCGGAATCAAAGAAATGGTATTGCGACGACTGCTTAATCGTGGAGGAATGGAAGTCGATGCATTTCAATGTTGACCGGAATTGAGTTAATGGCGGAATCTGCTGGGAAGGTCTGTTCATGTAATTATAGTTCACGATACCCGCGTTACATTCTGTGGATAGCATGTACAAATACTTTGTTCTCACTGCTGTATTAAGAGTTTGACCCAATTTCAACGTCAGATGGTGTTCATTTAACAGATCTCAGGAACGCATTTGGAGTCAGAGTCAAGCTAATGAAAAGAGACTTCATGTTGCTTGAGAGAAGGGTATGCTTTTATGGAGATTCGTCCATAATGATGAATTCATACTACCATTACTTTTGGACTTTCGATAAGTATCTGTGGCCATCCTCAAGCTTTGTATGCGATATGCAAACCATTATCATAATTATACCTCTGTCGGATATTGAAGCTGGTATGGAGCACCACTACCGTAGCCACCAACGAAGTAGTCACCGGTCTGGACTCTCTCAGCTGGTAGTTGCGGCCAGTGATCCAGTGTCGTCGCCTCTCCAGTCAACGTGAAGTTGACTGTCGTGAGAGGCTGAATATCGACCAGCAGAGCGTAGTCACCTGGATACAGAACAGTGTTGCCTTGATCATCCACACGTGCCAAGCTCCCGAGTGTCAGGTTGAGGGCAGCAGTTGCTGTTGAGCCACCTGTGATATTATGCAGCCTCTCGTATGCGACCAGACGCTTGTTTGGGTGAGGTGCAGGACCATGAGTACCAGCGAGGAAGCCGAGTGTGACATAGTCACTCGTGACGGATCCTGTGTTTGCCACGTCGACAGAGAATGTCTGGAACGGGCAGCGATCGAGGTACGATTCCGAACAGCCTTTGAGCAGGGAGCTGATTTCGTAGGAGTTACTGGAATATCCGGAGGGACCTTCTGATTTGATCTGGGCTGTGAAGTTGGTATAGTGCAAGCCGTGTGCAAAGGGTAGAACAGGTTCTTCATTGTACCACATGTAAGTGCGTCCTGGAGAACCGCTTGTGGCATTGGGTCGAAGGTTCATGTCAGTCATCGGGATCTGCGAGATGTACTTGGCAGGATACTGTGTCGTGGGAAGTCTGCCCGCTGGTGCAACAACGCCCTGAATGATGTCAAAAATTGCTCTGCCTCCATCCTGGCCTGGGTAGCCACCCCATAGGATAGCGCTGATGTTCTCGTTCTTGAGTAGTGCAGTGTCATCGAGCTGGCCAGCACCCATCTGAACTACGATCATGGGCTTGCCGTAGCTCGCCAACGATGAGATGATATCCAATTGCGCTCCGGTCCACGCCATTGTGACACGATCGCTGCCTTCAGACTCGACGTTGTTGTCGATGCCACCAACGAACACGATGACATCGCTTTCGTTGGCCGCGTTGTAGACCGGGCGCCAATTGTTCGTCGTCGGATCTCCCTCTCCACCAGGACCTCGAGCGTAGAGCACCTCAGCGCCGGTCTGGTTGGCTGCCCATAGAGGTCCATGGAAGAAAGGTGGAATACCTGCGTAGTTTCCGAGCATTTGAGAGGTTGCATTTGCCCAGTCGCCGATCAGCGCTAGCTTGGTTCCATTTTCGATTTTCAGAGGCAGCGTGCCGTCATTCTTCAACAGAGTAATTCCAGACACTGCTGCTCGCTAGGCCAGGTCTTCAGCGTATGGAGTAGCCACATCAGCGAAAGTCAAGTTCCTCCATGGAACTGTTGTGCCATCGAAGTAGCCCATGCGAATAAGTGAAGTATACTGTCGGATCAATGACTTGTCGAGGTCTGCCTCGTTGATGAGACCTTGGGCGTAGGCTCCAGGCAGAAAGCTTGAAAAGTACTGTCCGCAGTCTATGTCAGTGCCGGCTTTTAATGACACTGCTACAGCTTCTTCGCGTGTGGCGGCATATTCGTGAGGTCTGGTCACGTGGTCAGCATAAATTCAGCTATACGCGATCCTAGAGATCGGCAACGAACAAGAACACGTTCTGTACCGCATCACAATCACTTGTGACCCAGTAATCTGGTGAAGACCAGTTCCAGTGGTCTCGTAGCACGTCCTGGAGCAACCATGGATCCGCACATGTGGGCACGCCGTTCAGCGCATTGTAACTGCACATCTGCGTAACTCAGAGTAATTAGCAAATGCCGGGGCATTGAGTGGAGAAAATAGAGCCAACATACGAATGCTCCAACGTTAGAGTCTCGTGCACAAGACCTGAAAGGCGGCATGTAATACTCAACAAGCTCTTGCGAGCCAACATGAGCATCGAACTGGTAGCGCAGATTGCCATTCCAATCCTCGATATCATAGGCAACGAAATGCTTGCATGTTGCTGTGACCTTCCTGTacttctcatcgtcgccttGAAGACCCTGGATCAGATTGTGTACGTAGCTGCTGAGATGGTATGGATCCTCGCCAGGTGTTTCTTGGCCACGACCCCAGCGGATATCTTTGAATGGGTTGATATTGGGAGTCCAGAAGTCCAGACCGGCACGGTCGAAGTTGTTGAATGCCCTGGCTTCGGTACTGATGACGGAGGCGACATCCTTGATAAGCGCATCATCGAACGCAGCTCCCATCAAGATCGGCTGTGGAAAGGAAGTGGCATAGCGAAAGTCTCCAGTATCTGAGAAGTTTACACCAGGGCTGTCTGCCACGCCATGGAGTGCTTCTTGCCACCACGTATAAGCTGGGAGGCCAAGGCGAGGCACACCGGGACTGGTGGAATCGGTGTTGTTGATCTTCTCGGCGACCGTAAATTCAGCGATGAGTGCTCTTGCTCTGGTGACCGGATCTAACGATTGGTCACAGACATCGTTGTTCTGAAGCGGGCCATTGCTGCAGTCAGGAAAACCTCGCCCTTCGAGTTGTGCCCAAGCTTGAGCAGCAAAGGCCAGTACTGCTAGGGTTCGGGCCATAACGGTTGACAGGGAACAATAGGAGAGATGAAGGCCGTGTGCGGGCAATGAAAAGACAAACCTTCTGCTATATATGCAAGGCACCGGGAGTGCTGGCAAAGCATGTCTGCCATTGAGCCGCGAGGTCGCCGACCAAGCCGTGGTCATGCATGTATGACGGCAGCAGAGGCGGTGGCACGATGCTGTGAAGCTGTCGCGGCAAGTCTAAACATGACCCTTGTACTCATGTCGCGCAGTTGGCGTGTCGTAGAGCGTGGAGAAGGTGTGGAGGTTGGAGGTGAGGAGTCGCTAGGCAAGTGGGTCTTCAAGACTTTTAGCCGAGAAATCGTGGCTGAAGTCAAGGATGATCAAGCATCAGCCTGGCTCAATGGTAATGGGCAAAGGACATCGTTACCAGGTCGACGACAGCAGCCAGACTTGTAGTGATGATATGCAGCCCATAGATCGTTCTCTCAGTCAGCTCTTGCAACCACACAAGGCTTCTCGGGATGAAAAGGCACGCTGATTgcaatggcagcagagcTATGCGCCGGACAACAAGGCACAGGAGCGTGCACAAATCGAGCAAAACATCAGGTGAATCGTGAGGCGAGCGTTGAGGTTGGAACTGTGCGCTGGCACGACTGGTATATCGCTTCTACCGGCCTCTCATTGCCGTTCTTCAACCGGGACTGCTTCGGAGCTCATGTGAAGTGCCTGCATCTACGAGTGATCGGGTGAATACAATATAGGCATTGATCAGCTTATAGTGTAGACTTAGCGTATTCGCCAATCTTCTTAGTCACCATTCAGGCTATATTGGAGCTTTTTGCGAATGTCTCGCCAAGCAGCCCATATCCTATCCGTCTCAGGCGGCATTGGTATAGTGTGTCGTCATTCAGAAAGCGGAAGTGTTCAATGCAGGAGTGTTGAACGATGCCGCAATTCCGAAAtgcgctctttctgcttcctgCAGAAGATAAATGAGTTCTTTGCCTCTCTCATAGCTGCCGATGCTCGCTTCAGATCACCTTGCAACTGAGCGCTTGCGTTATGTCTGGCCGCATTGGTGCAGGCTCAAAGCAGCAGTCCCAAGCTTGGCCTTGACATTGCTCAGAGGTGCCAACTAGCACTTGAAGTGCGGCATTCGACGTCTCGACTGGAATCCCAACTGCTGCCGTCCTGGTAAACTGGCCAGTCGAAGTCGCGTCTACAAGCCGGCGAAAATTCCGCTGATCTCCTGATTGATCTCCAGTCAATGGCTGAGGAGTCTCAAGATGCTTGCATCACGCGATTTCGTAGAACGCAATGCCACCAAAGACTCATTCTGTCCTGAATCTCACATTTGCTCCAGGCAGCTCAATACCTCTCAACTTCGTCGACCACATATCTCCATTCTGGATTGGCAGCGCCTTCGTCAGCGTCCCTGTCGTTATAACTTCTCCAGGCTGAAGCGGCATGTTCAACTCGTCCTTCTCCAACAGTTCGAGCAGCCGGCGTAGTGCGCTGATTGGGCTTCCGAGCACATTGCTGCCCTTTCCCTCATCGGCCTTCTCCCCATTTTTCAGGAGATCAACTGTAAAGTCTTGCAACTGACTCAATAGTGCTGCATCCTCGCTTCCTTTCAGCATCTTCTTTGGCCCGACAAGCAGAAGTCCATGCAGTGCGAAAGCCGCAGTTGTGTCCGCAGCTGTAAATTTCCAATGTGGATATATGCTCGCGACCACTTCAAAACCATGCGCCATCCATTCCAGACACCCAAGGATCTCCAAATCACTCATCTCAGATCTCGGTACGCTTTTCAGTCCAAACATAATCTCCGGTTCAATTCTTGGCTCCATGGCATTGAGATGTCTGATATCAGCTAGGACTGTGCGCCCTTCGGCAAGCTGTCCAGGTTCCGGGAGGTTCACAATGGTATGCTGATACATATAGCTCCAATTTGGGGTGTCGACCATGTACTCATGCCAGATGTTCTGATTTGTGAACCCGATCTTTCGACCAGCTACAGTCTCTCCATTCATCTCCCGTAATTGACGAATCGCAGCTGCGATTTCGTATGCCTTTTCTTGGGTGAATGCTCCAGGGTTGTTGGTTCCGTTGGGTCCCGTATACTGTGCTTTCGATAGCAATGGGATCTGGTAATTTGATGCTCTCGCATGCTCCGCGAACACGGCCAGCTTTCGAATGGCATCCGGCCTCGACTCCCAATTCTTCTTGTGGGCCAGCATGCCTTCAATATCATTCGCTTGGGTGGCGTAAAGACATTGCTGGGCCCTTTGGATTTTTCGTGGCGTCCAAGTGCACGATGCCAAGCGCGGCAAAGTGTGTGTCCGCATTGAAGCCATTTGCAGTTTATTATGTCGGTGTACGTATGTGCAAATTTTCTAGGTTGTGATCAACCAAACAAACCAAGCGCCTTGCTGCTAAGGAGACGAAGCTACAGGTAAAAAGCAGATGACACAATGCTAACTCCAAACGAATGTCGAAATGCGCCGTGATGAAGTTGATGTGGTAAGAGCCGAGGTGGTGGGAAGTTTGATGTGGAAGCATCAGAGACGGGATAGGATGGTCCGTGCACACATGCTTGGCTCTAAGTGCCACTTAATGACTGATGAAAGACACGAGCACGAGCACAGTAGCATACAGAGAACGAGCCATGAAAGCAACGTGGATGTGACGTATACAACCAATGTATTTGCGACTGTAAGCGCTCATCAAAGTCATCTCCCCATCACGTGATAGTCCTTCCATCGATCAATATCTTAGCATCCTGCTACTACTATTACAATAATAGTCACATCATCTCTGGTCATCCTTCTTGCTCCGTGACCGGGTTTTGCCCTCCATGAGTTGCAGCGCAAATACGTTATGCCCACTTTTGGTAGGCACGTGTCCAAGATTGGCTACATCTTGCGCCAAAGAATTTCCCCCTCGACTTGGGGTCAATGCGTTCCCTGCTGGTAAGCTCGATACCGATGTTGCTATGGGCACAGCTGCAGGCCGGCCAACTGAAGCGAGAACTGTTCCCACTGCAGCGACAGCTGGACGAACGCCAGAGTTGGGAGACATTCGGTCTGGTGAGTCGCTATTCCCTGTTGCTGGGGCATCCATATTCTCTGTTGCTGAAGCATTAACATCCATATTAGATGTATTGCCAATGTCTGTGGATCTGTGTCCGACAGTGGCAGGGCCGTGCTTTTGGCTGCCGCTCTAAGGCGTGGCCTGCTCCCCGACATGGACCATATCCGTATCTTTGATGGCTCTCACGTACGCATCGTACGGCGTTGTCACCCGGGACATGTCCCTATACTTACCCAGAATGTATATGACCTCTTGTAGCAGCGCTTCGCGCTTCCAGCCGACAATTTCGTCATCAGGTCCCCAATCTACGCCTGGcagatcttcatcctctccttCGTCCACGAACAGCCGTCCTGCGAGTCCGCGGAGCAATTCTTCTGCCTTTTTCTGGAGATTTTCGGCACCGATTCGCTTCGCGTACATGACAAGATATACCCGAAATTCATCCCGGCCACTGAGCatttgagcagcagcaagccgaTTCTCGAGATGTGCAATGGAGACGGCGCTTTCGAAGCCTTCAAAGCCCTCGGCCGACAATAACTGCTTAACAAGTCGCTGCAGGAAGTATCCTCTGCCCTTCATGATGGCATGAGATGTGGTAGTCCGCTCTAGTAGCGGGATGATACCGGCTGAAATGTTCTCTGGATTGATTTCGTCCAGAAACGTCGAACCGTCTTTCTCCTTGCCCTTGTTCTTGCTGGTAGAAATGGAAGCAAGAGACGTGTCGGTTGTATTCCAGTATTGCGAGCCTACAGCCCACCAGGCTTCGCTGAGCCGCTGCCAAACGTACATTGCTGAATTGTACGCATACCCGTCGCCATTCGACATCCCGATGATTATGCGACCTTGACTATTCAATCGGGCGAACATAATACTTGGGCCGCCAACAAGATGGCCTTGTTGAGATGATGCGGCCATATCCAAGACCGGAGCGAGGTGTACGGGTGGATGAGGAGCAGCCATGGTCTTGACATTCCAGACATAACAGTGACCAACTGCAGTCACTGCTAAGAGCCACCAGCCCCGACAGTCCAATATCACAGGTTGTGCCTCGAGGACGAGAGCACTGAGCAAGCGGCGACCGGCCGGCGTCCAGACTTGCAGACTACCGTCTTCGCAAGCAGCTGACCAAAAGTTCCTGTTGCCGGTGACGAGAAGCACTGCCCGAGGGAGAAAGTCCTGCCAGAGAATTTGTCCACGCTTGGACAAGGTGATACGTGTAGGGTCCTTATCCGCTGCACGTCCTGTCCGCGACGCGCCCGTTGCGTTTCTTGCTTCGAAGACAATTGCTGCTTCGCTGTCCTCGACTACAGACTGCTGCTCCGGAGCCGGCTGTCTCGAGTCCAGAGGTCTCGTAATTACGCTTCGCAGCAGTGGTACAGCAAGCCTCGTCTGGCTGACGGCAATGCTAGGGTTGATGAGAGCAGGGCGGAGGACGTCGGGAAGCTCATTGGTTTTCGCTGTGGCACTACTCGCGAGTGCAAGACCGTCGTCCGTATTATGGACAACAGGAGTCGCACCAGCCTGCTGCATGGAACGTATGCGCTTATCGTTGCGACTgctctcgccatcttcgtccgTCACTTCTGCATACTTTCGCTTATTGCCCATCAGTAGTGTGGCTAAACCGCCAGGAGGAAGTCCGTCGTATGGTTTGCTGAGATCTAATGTATGCGCTGGCTCGTCTGATGCGCCCGGCCCTTGACGAACGGCAGCTTGTAGTTGAGGGCGAGGAAGGTTGGACTCTCCCGTGTTGGACGAAGACAAGAGGAGCGGCGCTACACGCTTCTTGCCGTCCTTCGTGATCGTCACGCgttgcttcagcttctcgacaCGCTCGACTTGGGGGTCTTTCGGAGGGCCAGGCGCAGGCGGAGTCGCGATCTCACCGTTTGGTGCGTCGGCCATGGGGGCGTCTCCGTTTGTCAAGCCATTTGTTGTCGGTCCTGCGTCTCCCATGAGGTCTCCCATCCTGCCTTCGACCCTATTCATCTCCGAATCCTTGCTCTTGTTTTCTAATAAGAGCGCATCTGTGCTCTCCACGATGCCGACACGTCGGCCTGCGCCGAATTTGGCGAGTGCCTTGTCGTAATCTGCGTTCGGCGCAGGATACCCGAGCTCGCCTTTCTCAAACGCCATGGCGGCTATTGTCCCGTCGAGAGATGTCACGTACAGTGTCTCTCCTTCGGCGCTCCATGCCATGTCGCTGATAGGTTTCGCGCAGAGCTCGGCGGTCGTAACGAAAGGTCGCGGAAAAGAAGTGTTCCAGACACTGACTGTCCTGTCCTGTCCCGCACATGCCACGACTGTCACCGCTCCAGGTGACTGGTAGTCCTTGGGTATCACTTCAGGTGGAGGATCTCTGCAGAATAGCCTCGGCGAGAACGCGCAGACCTCCACCGGTCCCTCGTGGCCGATCAAGTTGATCTCACTATCCCAAGTGCCTCTGGTAATGATGGCGACCGAACTGACAGGGCCGTTGACGGCATTCGCCGCAGCAATATGTGCACCTTCTGGACTCCATGAACAGCGTCGGAAATATGTGGTAAGTGGGCTGGTTTTGAAGGGATCGGTTACAGTGTGTTCCAAAGTG from Cercospora beticola chromosome 1, complete sequence encodes:
- a CDS encoding uncharacterized protein (antiSMASH:Cluster_6), translated to MLAHKKNWESRPDAIRKLAVFAEHARASNYQIPLLSKAQYTGPNGTNNPGAFTQEKAYEIAAAIRQLREMNGETVAGRKIGFTNQNIWHEYMVDTPNWSYMYQHTIVNLPEPGQLAEGRTVLADIRHLNAMEPRIEPEIMFGLKSVPRSEMSDLEILGCLEWMAHGFEVVASIYPHWKFTAADTTAAFALHGLLLVGPKKMLKGSEDAALLSQLQDFTVDLLKNGEKADEGKGSNVLGSPISALRRLLELLEKDELNMPLQPGEVITTGTLTKALPIQNGDMWSTKLRGIELPGANVRFRTE
- a CDS encoding uncharacterized protein (BUSCO:EOG09260U6R~antiSMASH:Cluster_6~SMCOG1173:WD-40 repeat-containing protein), with product MRFSKPNWLVHGGEKKDHEVYSCHVSPDGTRLATAAGDGHVRIWSTDAILNASNPAYTKPKQLAALSNHSGTVHSVRFSGNGKFVASGADDKIVCVYTLDPGPPSHSTFGTNETPPVENWRIWRRLMGHDNDVQDLGWSCDSSILVSVGLDSKVVVWSGTTFEKLKTLSQHQSHVKGITFDPANKYFATASDDRSIRIYRFTPPPPGATAYDQTSNFTLEHTVTDPFKTSPLTTYFRRCSWSPEGAHIAAANAVNGPVSSVAIITRGTWDSEINLIGHEGPVEVCAFSPRLFCRDPPPEVIPKDYQSPGAVTVVACAGQDRTVSVWNTSFPRPFVTTAELCAKPISDMAWSAEGETLYVTSLDGTIAAMAFEKGELGYPAPNADYDKALAKFGAGRRVGIVESTDALLLENKSKDSEMNRVEGRMGDLMGDAGPTTNGLTNGDAPMADAPNGEIATPPAPGPPKDPQVERVEKLKQRVTITKDGKKRVAPLLLSSSNTGESNLPRPQLQAAVRQGPGASDEPAHTLDLSKPYDGLPPGGLATLLMGNKRKYAEVTDEDGESSRNDKRIRSMQQAGATPVVHNTDDGLALASSATAKTNELPDVLRPALINPSIAVSQTRLAVPLLRSVITRPLDSRQPAPEQQSVVEDSEAAIVFEARNATGASRTGRAADKDPTRITLSKRGQILWQDFLPRAVLLVTGNRNFWSAACEDGSLQVWTPAGRRLLSALVLEAQPVILDCRGWWLLAVTAVGHCYVWNVKTMAAPHPPVHLAPVLDMAASSQQGHLVGGPSIMFARLNSQGRIIIGMSNGDGYAYNSAMYVWQRLSEAWWAVGSQYWNTTDTSLASISTSKNKGKEKDGSTFLDEINPENISAGIIPLLERTTTSHAIMKGRGYFLQRLVKQLLSAEGFEGFESAVSIAHLENRLAAAQMLSGRDEFRVYLVMYAKRIGAENLQKKAEELLRGLAGRLFVDEGEDEDLPGVDWGPDDEIVGWKREALLQEVIYILGKYRDMSRVTTPYDAYVRAIKDTDMVHVGEQATP
- a CDS encoding uncharacterized protein (antiSMASH:Cluster_6~CAZy:GH3), which translates into the protein MTTAWSATSRLNGRHALPALPVPCIYSRRFVFSLPAHGLHLSYCSLSTVMARTLAVLAFAAQAWAQLEGRGFPDCSNGPLQNNDVCDQSLDPVTRARALIAEFTVAEKINNTDSTSPGVPRLGLPAYTWWQEALHGVADSPGVNFSDTGDFRYATSFPQPILMGAAFDDALIKDVASVISTEARAFNNFDRAGLDFWTPNINPFKDIRWGRGQETPGEDPYHLSSYVHNLIQGLQGDDEKYRKVTATCKHFVAYDIEDWNGNLRYQFDAHVGSQELVEYYMPPFRSCARDSNVGAFMCSYNALNGVPTCADPWLLQDVLRDHWNWSSPDYWVTSDCDAVQNVFLPHEYAATREEAVAVSLKAGTDIDCGQYFSSFLPGAYAQGLINEADLDKSLIRQYTSLIRMGYFDGTTRAAVSGITLLKNDGTLPLKIENGTKLALIGDWANATSQMLGNYAGIPPFFHGPLWAANQTGAEVLYARGPGGEGDPTTNNWRPVYNAANESDVIVFVGGIDNNVESEGSDRVTMAWTGAQLDIISSLASYGKPMIVVQMGAGQLDDTALLKNENISAILWGGYPGQDGGRAIFDIIQGVVAPAGRLPTTQYPAKYISQIPMTDMNLRPNATSGSPGRTYMWYNEEPVLPFAHGLHYTNFTAQIKSEGPSGYSSNSYEISSLLKGCSESYLDRCPFQTFSVDVANTGSVTSDYVTLGFLAGTHGPAPHPNKRLVAYERLHNITGGSTATAALNLTLGSLARVDDQGNTVLYPGDYALLVDIQPLTTVNFTLTGEATTLDHWPQLPAERVQTGDYFVGGYGSGAPYQLQYPTEV